ACTTAGCCACAAGAGTTTTCAAGTACCTAAATGGTTGGAATATGCGATCGCCACTATCGGCGCATTAGCTATGCAGGGGGGGCCGATTTTTTGGATTGGAGGACACCGCCAGCATCACGCACACACCGAAGATGTCCACCTAGATCCATATTCTTCTCAGCGCGGGTTTTGGTGGAGCCATATGTTATGGATTATGTATCCCCGCTCAGAATTTTTCGACTATGAAATCTATCAAAAGTACGCACCAGACTTAGCTAGACAACCTTTCTATCGTTGGTTAGATCGTTACTTTTTGTTATTGCAAATTCCTTTAGGATTAGTTCTTTACGCCTTGGGAGGCTGGTCATTTGTCATCTATGGTGTGGTTGTCAGAGCAGTATTACTATGGCATTCCACTTGGTTTGTTAACTCTGCTACTCATATGTGGGGTTATCGCACCTTTGATGCTGACGACAATGCAAGAAATTTATGGTGGGTTTC
Above is a genomic segment from Nostoc sp. MS1 containing:
- a CDS encoding acyl-CoA desaturase, with product MTAKHLAIAPDAEKPLRIRWINVLFFTSFHAVALLAPWFFSWSALGLLLVLHWLFGSIGICLGYHRLLSHKSFQVPKWLEYAIATIGALAMQGGPIFWIGGHRQHHAHTEDVHLDPYSSQRGFWWSHMLWIMYPRSEFFDYEIYQKYAPDLARQPFYRWLDRYFLLLQIPLGLVLYALGGWSFVIYGVVVRAVLLWHSTWFVNSATHMWGYRTFDADDNARNLWWVSIVTYGEGWHNNHHTYPNVAKAGFQWWEIDVTWWSIKLLQTLGLAKKVVLPPTKSINQGRMTLS